The sequence GCACCTGGCATGGTGGGAGGCTCTGAGATGGCGCCGCCCCACTGAGGTGGCTGCAGCCTCCTCCCCCTTGGAGCCTGGCCACGAGTGGTGGGCGTTACTGCAAAGCGGCTTAGGAGACAATCCCGGATTTGCCCAGACTGCAGCCGCCCTGAGCCTTCGGCACTGAGGGGGCTTTTCTGCCTCGTCTGTAGGGGCTCTGACCTACACACCCATTAGCACTGGCTGGAATCAGAGGTGGATGGGGGCTGCAGTGGGAGGACCGTGcaggggagggtggggagagtACCCCTCCTGGCCTGGAACACACCAGGCCCAAATGTGGGTGAGAGGGCAGGAGGAAGTGCCAAGGGGCGGCAGGGCCACGCTtggccagcccaggggcaagtgcTGGCCCGGAGCCTCCCACCCAGGCCAGTGTGCCCACCCCCCGACCTGCTGCCCCTGGCCCCGTGACCCCCAAGCTGTCCCTGACCCCATGTGTCCACAGGAGCTGCAGTGAACCTGACACTCGTCACCCCAGAGAAGGCCATCAAGTTGGCAGCCAACGATTTCTTCCGTTATCAGCTTTCCAAGGATGGGTAAGGAGCCGGGCTGCAGGGACCAAGGTCATGTAGCAGACACCTGAGTGGGCCTTCGGTCCCACATAGCTGTGAGTAGGACAGAGTCAGCCCAGCAAGCCCGACCCTACTGCAGGGCTCCAGGGGCTCTGCCGTGTGCAGTCCTTGCCTCAGCTTTCCTCAGCCGGTAGGGTATTCTCCTTGTCTCCCGCCTGCATGGGAAGATCAGCTGTGCTCAGCCTCTGCCTGTCACCCCCACGCAGGTGGGAATTGGGGGGTGCGGGCCAGCTTTTCCTCATCACCAGAGGGACACCCCTGGACAGACTGCCCTTCTTGGGGGCATTTGAGACCCCAGTCCCCCATCTCTCTATGCAGGGATGGCCCACTGGCCATCACCAGGTCCTGCCCACGGGACCATCTGTCTCAGTGGCTCTGTGCCCGGGCCTAGAGAGTGTGTCAGGTTGGAGGCTGCATCACCTCTACGCCTCCCACTCCCTTTTGTCCAGATGCAGCAGCAGTCCCCCAGGTAGCAGGCAGTGCCTGACTCATTCTGGGTGGCAGAGGTCTCCCCACTGTCCTCACGATGGCCCCCACCCGGCTGCAGGCAGAAGCTAACACTGTTGAAGGAGATGCTGGCTGGCTGTGGGGCAGGCACCTGCCAGGTGATCGTGACAACCCCCATGGAGATGCTAAAGATACAGCTACAGGATGCTGGCCGcataggtgggggtgggggagacccTGGGGAGCCGCataggtggggtgggggagaccCTGGGGGCCGaataggtgggggtgggggagacccTGGGGGCCGcataggtgggggtgggggagacccTGGGGTGGAGGCAGTGGGCTGGACCTCCCTGTTCCCTCACCACCGAGAAGGGCCAGCAACCAGGTCCCCCTTCCTCCCCAGCTGCCCAGAAGAAGATCCTGGCTGCTCAGGCCCAGCTTCCAGCCCAGGGTGGGACGCAGCCTGTGGCAGAGGCTCCAGCCATCCCCCGGCCCACGGCCACCCAGCTGACCCGGGACCTGCTGCGAAGTCGAGGCATCGCTGGTCTCTATAAGGGACTGGGGGCCACACTGCTGaggtggggaggccagggagggcagagagggacagCCCCGGCTGCCTGCGGTGACCCCGGTCGTCACCGCTGCCCCCCCCTGCAGGGACGTCCCTTTCTCCATCGTCTACTTCCCGCTCTTTGCCAACCTGAACCAGCTCGGCCAACCGGTATCTGGCGAGAAGTCTCCCTTTTACGTGTCCTTCTTAGCTGGGTGTGTGGCCGGAAGTGCGGCTGCTGTGGCCGTCAACCCCTGTGATGGTCAGTGCTTGGCCCTGGGCCCCGGGCAGGTTACGGGCTGAGGGGGTGGCTCCAGGATTGGCAGGGGACTCCCACCCTGACCCTACACTTCCTGCAGTGGTGAAGACACGCCTCCAGTCCCTTCAGCGTGGGGTTAACGAGGACACCTATTCAGGGTTCCTGGACTGTGCCAGGTGTGTGAGGtcccctggggtgggggtg comes from Elephas maximus indicus isolate mEleMax1 chromosome 7, mEleMax1 primary haplotype, whole genome shotgun sequence and encodes:
- the SLC25A22 gene encoding mitochondrial glutamate carrier 1 → MADKQISLPAKLINGGIAGLIGVTCVFPIDLAKTRLQNQQNGQRMYTSMSDCLIKTIRSEGYFGMYRGAAVNLTLVTPEKAIKLAANDFFRYQLSKDGQKLTLLKEMLAGCGAGTCQVIVTTPMEMLKIQLQDAGRIAAQKKILAAQAQLPAQGGTQPVAEAPAIPRPTATQLTRDLLRSRGIAGLYKGLGATLLRDVPFSIVYFPLFANLNQLGQPVSGEKSPFYVSFLAGCVAGSAAAVAVNPCDVVKTRLQSLQRGVNEDTYSGFLDCARKILRHEGPLAFLKGAYCRALVIAPLFGIAQVVYFLGIAESLLGLLQGPQA